Genomic window (Tribolium castaneum strain GA2 chromosome 2, icTriCast1.1, whole genome shotgun sequence):
ttttttcttggaccagctgagcgatttggttaattttttgtgtggccatttatttttcggggtttaatgatccaacggtaatttggcttaattttaaataaaaggaaTGTGTTttgaaattctttttttaacttgaggtcattttttgcccctaattgaaagaccacctcctaaaatttgtgcattctaaatttcataacaatccgttgacaaataactaagatattaagctcgaaagtcttagctgagacaccttgtatattatattataagtgaTAGAAATGCATCATTATATATGCGACTGAGCATTTTGACTCACGAGTGCGCTTGCGCACGTGTGGGACACTTCTCCACTTCTCACGAACTTTATTTATAGTGGCATATCGATCACGTGAGATATACAACGTTTTATCTTAATGtgtattgtaataaataatccaAGAAATTCGAGTAAATATCCGCCTGTAACATTAGCATAGTgctatgtatcagttttcgtAGCGACCTGTGTTGCTAtagttatgaaataaacagtttcattgtttttctcaattttcccCAGATTTACTCACTTGTGAGAGAACTTTGACTTTTCTCACCGACAACAATGGTATAATGTACTTAAAAAACTGCACCTGTAacataaaatatattatttattgagtCGACGTTACAACATTATTTAAGGGATTTGAAAAGTATTCAGGAACCTAATTATATGAGTAATatctaaataataaatgtaaaagaaatataaatttgtgcgtaattttttttacatacaaTCCCACATCCCTAACATTAGCATGTCAAcgagaattttgcaaaatgtagAATACACGAAACTTTAAGAGTTTGGAACTTTTATCGCAATACTGTCGGATACCGCGGAATTCGGATTAGTCAATCCTACGTTGTAGAGGCTGTTCCATATCTGGTGGCGAACTgacagtgacataaaagtctcttgAAATATACCCACTTGGTAAAGATAATGAAGAACATTGGCGTgcattttttctctaaaatttaCTTAGTTGTCATTTTAACATTAATGAGTTTTGAGGACGAAGATACATAGAaatattactgttattattaataatttgttcattatttttcatcttaagtattttattataattttttaaagataaacagtggttttgaaaatcattttaccACGACTcctatcaacaattttttttcaattcggaagtaaaattaccgttgggggcgccactgagcaaggtcgaaaacagtaaccataaatggcgggaaaatgtttattcggatattttgagcgttgtacgaattttgaggcttcacaattattgcattgcctatgcggaatgattattgtatctttgatgcaagaaacttatgttgacaaatgagagatgacgaggaaaacacgaataacgaatgactgtttggttcactttctttattgaaaaattactacaaagacattgaaaagcctaccttttgacataatttacgtttaaatgtatcagcagttgttaatctttattgttgttttgtagatttaccgcagcatttcatgattttttcagtggaaaattctaacctaaaattcacacacttcactaatttattggtctcttgagcccaactttgtgttcgctgtgatccattacttataatctttaattagacaactgtttgataacactttgtaatcaaaatttaaatatttttcactttttatccactttgaagttccaacaataaaacactttataccacgaaaaacgacagaaccaaagtcaacgctagtttttaccaccacgtacttttaaagtgattctttctattgtaagtaattaacactatacacgcaaaattgttgaacaattcattaaatgtcagttaaatgtggaatttttactgttttcgacatagttcaaaagtcatcaccagagggcgtctagttaattttatttctgaattcggaaataaaattaactagacgccctctggtgatgactttggaactatgtcgaaaacagtaatgaaattttcgtattttcgtaattccacatttaattgacatctaataaattgtttaactaacaattttgcgtgtatagtgttaattgcttacattagagagaatcactttaaaagtacgtggtggtaaagcTTTGACTaattgactttggttctgcggtttttcgtggtataaagtgtttattgttggaatttgaaagtggataaaaagtgaaaaagatttaaattttcattacaaacaGTTgtctgtctaattaaagactatagtaatggatcacagcgaacacaaagttgggctcaagaaaccaacaaattagtgaagtttgtgaattttaggttagaatttttacactgataaaatcatgaaatacttcgataaatcaacaaaaccacaattaagattaacaactgctaatacacttaaacgtaaattatgccaaaaggtaggcttttcaatgtctttgtaataattttccaataaagaaagtgaaccaaaaagtcatcgttattcgtgttttcctcttcatctctaatttgtcaacattcgttttTTCCACCAAAGATccaatagtcattccgcataggcaatgtaataattgtgaagcctcaaaattcgtacaacgctcaaaatatccgaataaacattttcccgccatttatggttactgttttcgacctagctcagtggcgcccccaacggtaactttacttccgaatagtaAACATATgtttaatgacatttttgaCAATGTCAGTTCGCCACCAGATTTGGAATAAgctctaataataaaaatatttgatatattttggaaataacgaaaaaaattactatacaGTTAAACATTGATAAGTTAATTTCTGGGGACTTTTTCATGAAATTGTATCTAAACATGTTACTACCATCTAAAAGAACTATTTTAATAGCGGTAtcaccaacaaaaaattatttatttgaacgtaggaCCTTCGGAGGTATATTGCGAGGTCAGCTAACTTGAGAGGGTTGTACTCATAATAAACTTTgcgataattaattaaaaatttggataataatgtatgtttggtttttattacTAAACAGAATCGTTCCTACGTATAAATACGATGTATAAAAGATGAAGGGTTTTGTGTCTTGTACATTTCCACTACAGCACTCATAAATTGGGCTCTGTAGAccgaataatttatatttaaagtCAATATTGCTGACGCAAAATcatatttaatttacttaagACTCTAATGTTTACAAGTGAATAAGAAAGACAAATAGAATTAAAAGTTAGAGGAGACGAATAAAccccaaaaatttaaacaaaccaAATGACTCAAGATGAGAAAGAAGCAAGATTAGATACTTACTGCAGTCTAAGAAATGCTTTGGATTTTGCAATTGTCAAATAGTCACTGACTAGTACTGCAGAAGTAGAATTAGAAGTTAAAGTTAAAGCACGATTAAATACTTACTTCACTTGCAGACaagctttaaattttgcaattttccaaTGGTTATCAAGCTTGATTTCCTTAATGTAGtctaatatattttatttttcgtagttagtttttttcgaataaatgTAAAACATGTACAAAGTTATGTAGATATCAAGTTGTGTCaactttgcaaatttttttcgtgGAGGATTATTGAGAGGATTAAGGATTATTGCCAGTTCATGGTAAAAAACGTTGAGCACCTCGTATGTACAGGTTCAGTATAGTTACTAAAAGTTAAACAAGAATGTATTTATTGAGTCAACgctataacaatttttaaggaaatatatTATTTGCTAAAATCTTTAGAACGGATCTGGCACAGCGCAAAATAGTATCAACaaggttttattaataataaatgtttgtcaCGCCATCAAATCTAGATGGTTCATACAAGTATAGTGTTAATgcgattaaatttttacaactttgttcataataacaacaaatttgaGTGCAGTCTTTTCCTTATTATAAgcacaacaataataaaaataatacaaagttgttttgtcattttttgtacAATCCCAGTTTCAAAGGAACTTCCTTGTTTTGCCGCGAATTCAAAGGAATGGGGAACGggttgaatattttatttggtgACTTTGAACTTGGCGATTTATCACTATTATCAGAGCACGGGGACTTTAAACATTGTTTCACACTGGTGGGGTTATAGCAAGACGAAGCCTCATCAAAATTGAAcgagaaatttttgattttctcattttttgatTCTTCGTTATTCACAACACTTGGAATAATTGGGTCAGCAAGTCCTGAATCACTCACAGTTCTCAAATTCATAACACTGGCATTTAAAATCAAGTTGTTGTACTTTTCGTCCAGGTTCCGACTCTTCTCAAGTATGCTGCTATATCTGGAGCCGTATTCAGGAGTGGTTTCCTGTTTTGGTTCCCGAGTTGGCGAAGAATCGAGGTTAATACTGCTTAACGTGTCGTAGAAAGCCATTGATGTCGCTTCTTTGTCTCCTGGCGATGCTATTGTTGCTTCGGTTGCATTGTCCTGATCGACAAAGGGCGGTGGTGGTGATAATCTCGACTGGCATTGCATTATTCTGTGGAGAATTAACGAATTCTCTTGAATTATTTGTAAGGCGCGTTCGCTGTTTCTTCTCCCGTATTTAATCCTGTCGTCCTCTTCCGGCTCCTCATTTGTTGGAGTTTTAAGGCAACGGACACGATCTTCGAGAAACTTTTCAAAGTCGACGCTGTCATCGTCCGATTCTGCTACGACGTCGAATATGTCTTTCATGCTAGTTGAAGCGGAACTATCAAAAATATCACTAGTAATTTGACTATTGGAAGAATTGGCTTCGACTTCTTCAGCAGCGGCTTTATTGTCTTGATTCATAAGATTTTCGGGATTGTCTTCAACGAATTGACTTTTGATTTCTTCATCTTGCTCGTCCGAAGAACCTTCGCTTGGATCATCGCACAGTTCTGTGTCAGATGACGAAGAACTATCGCTGGTTGTTTTTGGAGCATCCTTCCACAAGAGGGTGCTAGGGGGAGTTGTTCTAGCTGGAGGTATACTTCCCTTAGGCGGTCCTAACCTTTTAGCCGGGACCAGAGCACTCTTCCCGAGTAGTAAGTGGTTCATGGCTACTGGAGCACTTGGCGGAGGTTGTCTGGAGATAGCAGCACTAAAAATAATGTGGGCCTGTCTTTGTCTCTGCTTCAATTTGGCATATTGCTTCTTCAGGGCGCTTATATCCAACACCAGTCTGTCTTTGGCATACAGTTTCATCTGCTTGTCTATACTATCCGGAAAGATAGTTGTCGGAACAGAACTACCCCACGGGTTAATGTTGTACAAATAATGTTCGCGGAGACTCTTCAGTTCGTTAAGAGGACCTATCGCAACTACTGTTTTAATTAGAGAATTTGCATCAATTAGCTCAAACTCGAGCAGTTCTCGAGTTAAAGCACCCATAATGCAGTAGAACTCGTCCGCGCTTCGAACACCCATTATTCGATCCGCCAAAGTTTGCCAGATTGCTAAAGCCGTGCGAAGAAGTATCTCGTTACCTTCGAGAAGGATCAAATCCCAAACGCGCAAAACTGTTGGTTGTGGCAGACAGTTGCAAAATAGGGTTAGAAACCTAGAATTTATTCTAGTTACTGGAATCAAACTCGAGTTTGAATTATATTACCATTGCATGGTGAAAACATTGGTCAAGGGAGGTTCGTAACTGGTCGTCCCTTCTTTGGCCGCATTTTGTAGAGCATCCAAGTGTTTTGAAAGACGTGGTAATCGGGCCCGAAGTAACTCCCTGAAAACTGCCATGTCGACGGAAAGTCCACGCAAACTATCCGCGAAATATGAGTCGGGGAGCACCCCCTCTATGAGATAAATCATGAGTTTTAGAGCGTCAGTCTCACATTTATCAGTCACTTGAAGTATTAAAGCTGCTAACATGTTAAAACCTTGACAATAACCTAAAAGAGAGAAAAGTGAAACGTTTGATTATATTTGAGAAGTTTCAACCAGTGGCGAACCTACTACTAGAGCTCAAACTCTCGCCAAAATTCCACGAGCAGTAggataattaagaaaaaactcaatttaacgaatttctgagaaaaaagaagCGTCTTCGTCTGGTGTGACGAAGTAAAAAGCAtttctttgatattttttaaagtcatTACTTAAATTAATGGTGTAAAGAGGCGTAATTAGAgttatttctttgtaagatTAGTAAGATTCACgtgtaaattaaattaatgtacTTAACAGATGCATAGTATATTCCATATCGAGCGCGATGATATCTTTAAAAGTGACAGTCTTTATGGAAATTTTCGATATAATGAGATTATTGGCCTTgaagagtgcaaattggtgcCAAAAGCTAGGTAGTAAAGATGtcatcaaattaaattttgtactCAAAAACCCGGCCATATTATATACATAcgtgaaaaaacaaaataacttaaattatcatttttttgtgattcTTAGGCTAGAATACATGCAATTTCGATATACAAGtactttagtgattttaacAGATTTAGTTTTAGAACATTCTTAGCTTCGGAAATGTATCTAAGTACTCGAAAAGATTAAGTTAACAACATTTTTAGGCGAGTTTGGTAAATTTTCACTCCTAAGCtcgtttttaacgaaattgtgcaaaatagttaaaacGTAACATTATGACCAAAAAAAAGACACCAAAAACAATGTAATTAGAAAGACCAAACATTTTAGAGCAAAGtctgttaattaaatttgaaaggtTCTTATaagaagcaaaaataatgcaatatTCGACTtgtttgcttaatttttggtttgttttagcaaaattttagaataagTTGCAATTTAGTACAATAATTAAATCtgcttaaaatataaaaaaatataatataaaaattataatataaaaatttcaataatattttggtcaaaaacggCGTAATAAATCGAATAAAATGTGTAATATAAgacaaatttgcattttttgtgatttttgggcAGCGTGTCTTGACTAAATTTGAACGATTTAAATTAGTTTCTAGTTCAAAAAGGAAGTTAGCCCAGAGAAACAAATTCTTTTAGATCGAATAACTTCCATATAGACCTACTTCGGTTATTTTGTAGCCACTTAAAGTCGGTTTTTGTTTCAGAAAATACTCGAAAAAGTCAGTATTGAGGTATTTATTTCCTatattcttaaaattttcatttagatTTTTGGTTCTAAAACATACCAAAATGACTATACTTTTGCGAAAAAGTCAAAGAGAACACCATTTTCGGTtaaaacagtaatttttttatttttcgacttAACGAAATTTGTGAAATAGTCGCGTTACAAAACACAGTTTAGCaaaagtttagaaaaattgGAATTTTGGTTCAATAAcgataattttcaaaacagtttaccgaaatttttaaaaaaaaaaatagttttcgactaatttattttgacccattttaataaacttctaAATTCTAACTAAAACACGTACTAAAAGGCTCTAAAAAATCAAgacatttgtaattttctacttaattatgtgtttttttttaaatttacatatTTAGCAAGATTATACAATGTATTCAAGAATGGTTGTTCAAGTCacttatgaaatttgaacgtagtgTGCCGCTTAATTCAAATTGTGAACGGCATCAGagtgacagatccgtcaaaataatgtaaaaggCTTCGAATCTAAGAACGAATGgatacacaacaacaaaaatcgtGGAAATATTGAATACAAATCCAGACAAACCCTCcacttgaaacaactttgtcGAAATATGcagaaaatgaataaaaaagcaattcaTTGATGTGACTGACATGACACTACTTACTACAACTACAGTAGGCACTGGatgaagcggcacattgaatttgacTTTCATTGCCGGCTTGATAAACAACCATtcttgaacacattgtagttGAAAAGCATGTTTCAAAAAGTGTCATTattgtgattatttttttgcgtttgaGCAAAGTTAAgcgaaaaaccaaaataacggaaattttgattttttttgacatattGTGACAACAGTctaacaaaataaatgtaattaaaaaacaagcaaAACGTGTTAAAATATCATCAGTTATTCGGTTTCATCtgatttggtgatttttccaGTCACTTGTTGCCAAAAGATTTGAAAACAACTATATTTTTACATCAAATGCGAAAAAAAATGACCCTTAAGACTTGTTTGAATTCTGAGATTTGATTACATTTGTGACATAATACAAAatcgaaaaaggcaaaaatagtAGATTATGTTAGAAGTAAAAGGTATGCTTTAGGGGTTAAACTGAATATTTAGTAACCTTCAATTATTTTACCTGCAAATgtaattattcaaataaattggtGAGGAAtaagtgaaattttttaaaaacatgacGCACTTTCTGTTTTGGTATGTCAACTAAAATCATCGATTTTCGAAACCTTTATAGGGTCTAAAACACATAATGAATACTTCgccaaacattttttatcttttttccttTAATAGTTAACGACctctttttatttgtttaaatattatatacATTGGTGAAAATTGgcaaaagtaaaaatgatTCTTAGGCATAAAGTAGAACTTTTACTCCAAGACTAAAAAAAGTTGTCACTTTTGTGACGTTTGCgaaaaaacttcattttagACTTAATTTACTATTTATACTCGAATGCtcttttatttctaaaatttaattatgtatcaACATCATcagatttattttcattatttataccgtgcaattatttgaatttgtaattagagtaggctttatcaatttttttacttggaTGAAAACGCTGATCGTGATAATTAATCAAGCTGATGagtcaaataataatgttttgaaCGGTAATATTCAgttagaatacattttttcccGCAGTTTGCACCAGTTTTTTAATCACAAAGACACAAAACCGCCgactctaattataaattcaaatgatc
Coding sequences:
- the LOC103314564 gene encoding uncharacterized protein LOC103314564 isoform X1; this encodes MSTKQRVRQLEACSREMFGDMVLHHQTPPPQQSLFGEVIQAVPVTLTMRKTSMETPSNKYTDYEKRRASDLVEELLVDIYSNINGSDYNSATSSKSHRSFVADINNLHGKDATELSSLISYLEYHVGRAGSVLIRQLKRRDALRRQQDAHSDVITGQLLKRSGPDSPEMRFSIQPGPGESGFSQWLAAMKMVAQLSGGIPPEFRKRLWLTLADRHLAARGIDWPNVERNCFSEWSHPTDSELGVQIVKDLHRTGCSLFCGKDGKENQALLKRVLLAYARWNKAVGYCQGFNMLAALILQVTDKCETDALKLMIYLIEGVLPDSYFADSLRGLSVDMAVFRELLRARLPRLSKHLDALQNAAKEGTTSYEPPLTNVFTMQWFLTLFCNCLPQPTVLRVWDLILLEGNEILLRTALAIWQTLADRIMGVRSADEFYCIMGALTRELLEFELIDANSLIKTVVAIGPLNELKSLREHYLYNINPWGSSVPTTIFPDSIDKQMKLYAKDRLVLDISALKKQYAKLKQRQRQAHIIFSAAISRQPPPSAPVAMNHLLLGKSALVPAKRLGPPKGSIPPARTTPPSTLLWKDAPKTTSDSSSSSDTELCDDPSEGSSDEQDEEIKSQFVEDNPENLMNQDNKAAAEEVEANSSNSQITSDIFDSSASTSMKDIFDVVAESDDDSVDFEKFLEDRVRCLKTPTNEEPEEDDRIKYGRRNSERALQIIQENSLILHRIMQCQSRLSPPPPFVDQDNATEATIASPGDKEATSMAFYDTLSSINLDSSPTREPKQETTPEYGSRYSSILEKSRNLDEKYNNLILNASVMNLRTVSDSGLADPIIPSVVNNEESKNEKIKNFSFNFDEASSCYNPTSVKQCLKSPCSDNSDKSPSSKSPNKIFNPFPIPLNSRQNKEVPLKLGLYKK
- the LOC103314564 gene encoding uncharacterized protein LOC103314564 isoform X2 — translated: MSGFFSSIKNTAAYAGSMVQRGTGSGPDSPEMRFSIQPGPGESGFSQWLAAMKMVAQLSGGIPPEFRKRLWLTLADRHLAARGIDWPNVERNCFSEWSHPTDSELGVQIVKDLHRTGCSLFCGKDGKENQALLKRVLLAYARWNKAVGYCQGFNMLAALILQVTDKCETDALKLMIYLIEGVLPDSYFADSLRGLSVDMAVFRELLRARLPRLSKHLDALQNAAKEGTTSYEPPLTNVFTMQWFLTLFCNCLPQPTVLRVWDLILLEGNEILLRTALAIWQTLADRIMGVRSADEFYCIMGALTRELLEFELIDANSLIKTVVAIGPLNELKSLREHYLYNINPWGSSVPTTIFPDSIDKQMKLYAKDRLVLDISALKKQYAKLKQRQRQAHIIFSAAISRQPPPSAPVAMNHLLLGKSALVPAKRLGPPKGSIPPARTTPPSTLLWKDAPKTTSDSSSSSDTELCDDPSEGSSDEQDEEIKSQFVEDNPENLMNQDNKAAAEEVEANSSNSQITSDIFDSSASTSMKDIFDVVAESDDDSVDFEKFLEDRVRCLKTPTNEEPEEDDRIKYGRRNSERALQIIQENSLILHRIMQCQSRLSPPPPFVDQDNATEATIASPGDKEATSMAFYDTLSSINLDSSPTREPKQETTPEYGSRYSSILEKSRNLDEKYNNLILNASVMNLRTVSDSGLADPIIPSVVNNEESKNEKIKNFSFNFDEASSCYNPTSVKQCLKSPCSDNSDKSPSSKSPNKIFNPFPIPLNSRQNKEVPLKLGLYKK